One part of the Halobacteriovoraceae bacterium genome encodes these proteins:
- a CDS encoding response regulator, translating to MNIDESIVLKKALVVDDDPSSLLIMEHVLEKYDVNVITANNGQEAIERLKTDKDFDIIITDVIMPVMNGVDLCSHLNHSFPILVISSDESVEEMDEIAEFSDAYIDKHRTKEFLLKASKAAIQRWQDGNHHLLKSA from the coding sequence ATGAATATTGACGAATCTATTGTTCTTAAAAAGGCCTTAGTTGTAGATGATGACCCTTCATCTCTTCTCATTATGGAACATGTTCTAGAGAAGTATGATGTAAATGTTATTACTGCAAATAACGGACAAGAGGCCATCGAAAGGTTAAAGACCGACAAGGACTTCGACATAATTATTACAGACGTTATAATGCCTGTAATGAATGGAGTAGATCTTTGTTCACATCTGAATCATTCATTTCCAATACTGGTTATCTCAAGTGATGAGAGTGTTGAGGAGATGGATGAGATTGCAGAGTTTAGTGATGCTTACATTGATAAACATCGAACGAAAGAATTTCTTTTGAAAGCATCAAAAGCTGCGATTCAAAGATGGCAAGATGGAAATCACCATTTATTAAAATCAGCATAA
- a CDS encoding XRE family transcriptional regulator, producing the protein MKETKKSKSIISHTSKGSVLDDLGLNNEACSSIKVKAEIHSKIIKEIEKNKITSRELEKLLDKPQPRVSELLNGKISNISIEKLLDYLNLLGGEATVKVIFKKRKSA; encoded by the coding sequence ATGAAAGAGACAAAGAAAAGTAAATCAATTATTTCGCACACTTCAAAAGGAAGCGTTCTCGATGATCTGGGCCTAAACAACGAGGCCTGCTCGTCTATAAAAGTAAAAGCAGAAATTCACAGCAAAATAATTAAAGAGATTGAGAAAAACAAAATCACCTCAAGAGAACTGGAAAAACTTCTAGACAAACCACAACCAAGAGTAAGTGAACTTTTAAATGGAAAAATTTCAAATATTAGCATTGAGAAGTTATTAGATTACCTGAATCTACTGGGGGGAGAAGCTACTGTTAAAGTTATTTTTAAAAAAAGAAAAAGTGCATGA
- a CDS encoding FAD-binding protein, with product MSVYKFDCLIIGCGIAGLTAAIKVAEAGANVGIVTRANEPEESNTFWAQGGIIYTPEFDPLLEDDIAKASSYTHNKEASKLLAQRSGEILKEILLDKAQTNFVKKNEKLSFTKEAAHSKKRIIYKGDFTGKEIQISLLNYLNNRKRFPNVSLLTGHTAIDLITPTHHGVHLQQRYLKRKVVGAYILNQKTGEVIKAISKQTVLATGGIGSLYLHHSNSEGARGDGHAMAKRAGASLINMEFVQFHPTTFFDRSSHRRFLISEAMRGEGGILINSDGNEFMKSYHPDRELAPRDIVARAIAEEIIETRHECVYLDISGKNAKWIKSRFPTIYQHCLGYKLDITKEPIPVVPSAHYTCGGVRTDLNGKTDLEGLYAVGEVACTGLHGANRLASTSLLEGLTWGYIAAIDILENLEDEFFSEIEIKEWNLVHGEIDLALVQQDWLTLKQTMWNYVGLTRTSNRLARASAMFRELKDEIERFYKNVALHDSLIGLRNAVEVGHEVLQASQRNKESIGCFFRK from the coding sequence ATGAGTGTTTATAAATTTGATTGTCTTATAATTGGTTGTGGCATTGCTGGACTAACTGCTGCAATAAAGGTAGCTGAGGCGGGGGCAAATGTTGGTATCGTCACAAGGGCCAATGAACCAGAAGAATCAAATACCTTTTGGGCCCAAGGTGGAATTATTTATACTCCTGAATTTGACCCTCTACTGGAGGATGACATTGCCAAGGCCAGCTCGTACACCCATAACAAGGAAGCTTCAAAATTATTGGCCCAAAGATCAGGGGAAATCTTAAAAGAAATACTATTAGATAAGGCCCAAACGAATTTTGTGAAGAAAAATGAAAAACTCTCTTTTACAAAGGAAGCGGCCCACTCAAAAAAAAGGATTATCTATAAAGGGGATTTTACAGGAAAAGAAATTCAAATTTCACTTCTTAATTATTTAAATAATAGAAAACGTTTTCCAAATGTCTCTCTCTTAACTGGTCATACTGCGATTGATCTCATCACTCCCACTCACCATGGAGTACATTTACAACAAAGGTATCTTAAAAGAAAAGTTGTTGGGGCCTATATTCTTAATCAAAAAACAGGAGAGGTTATCAAGGCCATCTCGAAACAAACAGTACTGGCCACAGGTGGAATTGGATCTCTTTACCTTCATCATTCCAACTCAGAAGGGGCCAGAGGGGATGGACATGCGATGGCCAAAAGAGCAGGTGCTTCTCTTATAAATATGGAGTTTGTTCAGTTTCATCCGACTACATTTTTTGATCGATCATCACATAGAAGATTTCTCATAAGCGAGGCTATGCGAGGGGAGGGGGGAATTCTTATCAATAGTGATGGAAATGAATTTATGAAATCCTATCATCCAGACAGAGAACTCGCTCCTCGTGATATTGTTGCTAGAGCAATCGCTGAAGAAATTATCGAAACAAGACACGAATGTGTTTATTTAGATATTTCAGGAAAAAATGCAAAATGGATCAAATCCAGATTTCCAACTATCTACCAACACTGTTTGGGATATAAATTAGATATCACAAAAGAACCCATTCCAGTTGTTCCTTCGGCCCATTATACATGTGGAGGGGTAAGAACTGATTTAAATGGAAAAACTGATTTAGAAGGTTTATACGCAGTAGGAGAAGTTGCTTGTACAGGTCTTCATGGGGCGAATCGACTCGCTTCGACTTCTTTACTTGAGGGACTAACCTGGGGTTATATTGCCGCAATAGATATTTTAGAGAATTTGGAAGATGAATTTTTCTCAGAAATTGAAATTAAAGAATGGAATCTCGTCCATGGTGAAATTGATTTGGCGCTTGTTCAACAAGACTGGCTTACTTTAAAACAAACTATGTGGAATTATGTAGGCCTCACAAGAACTTCTAATCGCCTGGCCAGGGCAAGTGCAATGTTTAGAGAACTCAAAGATGAAATAGAGAGGTTTTATAAAAACGTTGCCCTTCACGATTCCTTAATTGGTCTCAGAAATGCTGTCGAAGTAGGGCATGAAGTTTTGCAGGCCTCTCAAAGAAACAAAGAGTCAATAGGTTGTTTTTTTAGAAAGTGA
- a CDS encoding dehydrogenase: MTNRATSEIPSNTSRLKRKLEQAKESGLTKDHLVSFLKNIYMSRKLDDAEITMKKQSKAFFQISGAGHEGILTAVSKVLRPAYDYFIPYYRDRALCLGLGVTPYEMLCQANGNIGDASGRGRQMPAHWGNKKLNIVNKSSCTGTQFLQACGLAEGGKYLGMLKEKHNIEHEHPFNSDEIVYTSCGDGTTSQGEFWEALTTASVNKLSVMFLVEDNGYAISVPTAVQTPSGSISKALDHFPGLKVYTCDGNCPIDSYVTVNNAQEHLRAGKGPVLIHAKVTRPYSHSLSDDQSMYRTKEELEREAREDVVNSYPNFLIDTGVISAKENQKILDEIAEEIKVAMKKVLETPWPEISEATTHVLSEEIDICGTQFSTTAHSSSEDEVSIAQALNAVLKSEFKRNPLCRMFGEDVADFSQLEKLNDPTLKGKGGVFKISSGVQRNTLEGQVFNSPLAEANIVGRAVGMAIRGIKPVVEIQFFDYIWTAYMQLKNEVATLRYRSAGDYKCPMVIRVPIGGYLRGGAIYHSQCGESLFTHIPGFCVAFPSNAQDAAGLLRTAIRSDDPVMFLEHKHLYYQGYNRAPYPGDDFMIPFGVAKIVKSGTDATVVAWGALVQKSIEAAKKIENEGYSIEVIDLRTLAPYDFDAIKNSLSKTNRLLIAHEEVKTSGFAGEIAARVNEECFELLDAPILRVAALDTHVAYCPQLEDEILPQTDDVYRKLKELLSY, encoded by the coding sequence ACGCTGAGATTACGATGAAAAAACAATCTAAGGCCTTTTTTCAAATTTCAGGAGCTGGACATGAGGGGATACTCACAGCAGTTTCGAAAGTGCTTCGCCCTGCTTATGATTATTTTATACCCTACTATCGCGACCGGGCACTTTGTCTTGGTTTAGGCGTTACTCCCTATGAAATGCTCTGTCAGGCAAATGGAAATATTGGAGATGCATCAGGTAGAGGCAGACAAATGCCCGCTCATTGGGGAAATAAAAAATTAAATATTGTTAATAAATCATCCTGTACGGGCACTCAGTTTCTTCAGGCCTGTGGACTGGCCGAGGGTGGAAAATATTTGGGCATGTTAAAAGAAAAGCACAATATTGAACATGAACACCCTTTCAATTCAGATGAAATTGTCTATACCTCTTGTGGGGATGGAACAACTTCACAGGGAGAATTTTGGGAAGCTTTGACCACTGCAAGTGTAAATAAATTGTCTGTAATGTTTTTAGTAGAAGATAATGGTTACGCAATTTCAGTGCCTACGGCCGTTCAAACTCCTAGCGGGAGCATATCTAAGGCCCTTGATCATTTTCCTGGACTAAAAGTTTATACATGTGATGGCAATTGTCCCATAGATAGTTATGTGACTGTTAATAATGCGCAGGAGCATCTAAGAGCAGGTAAAGGGCCAGTTCTTATTCATGCGAAAGTGACGAGACCTTATTCTCATTCATTATCGGATGATCAATCCATGTATAGAACAAAGGAAGAGCTTGAGCGTGAAGCAAGGGAAGATGTTGTCAATTCTTATCCTAACTTTCTTATTGATACGGGTGTGATCAGTGCTAAAGAGAATCAAAAGATATTAGATGAAATTGCTGAAGAGATAAAAGTTGCCATGAAAAAGGTTCTTGAGACTCCATGGCCAGAAATTTCAGAAGCTACTACTCATGTTTTATCAGAGGAAATTGATATTTGCGGAACTCAATTTTCAACTACTGCTCATTCTTCTTCTGAGGATGAGGTTTCAATAGCACAGGCGCTCAATGCTGTTCTTAAAAGTGAGTTCAAAAGAAATCCACTTTGCAGAATGTTTGGAGAAGATGTTGCAGATTTTAGTCAGCTTGAAAAGCTCAATGATCCAACTCTAAAAGGAAAGGGAGGGGTTTTTAAAATTTCAAGTGGAGTTCAAAGAAATACGCTAGAGGGTCAGGTTTTTAATTCACCACTTGCTGAAGCAAATATCGTTGGCCGGGCGGTTGGAATGGCCATAAGAGGAATCAAACCAGTGGTTGAAATTCAGTTTTTTGACTATATATGGACGGCCTATATGCAGTTAAAAAATGAAGTTGCAACTTTGCGATATCGATCAGCAGGGGATTATAAGTGTCCTATGGTTATACGAGTTCCTATTGGTGGATATTTGAGGGGTGGGGCCATATACCATTCTCAATGTGGAGAGTCTTTATTTACCCATATTCCTGGCTTTTGTGTGGCCTTCCCTTCGAATGCTCAAGACGCAGCAGGATTGTTGAGAACGGCCATTCGAAGTGATGATCCTGTTATGTTTTTAGAACACAAACATTTATACTATCAAGGTTATAATAGAGCTCCTTACCCTGGAGATGACTTTATGATTCCATTTGGAGTAGCAAAGATTGTGAAAAGTGGAACTGATGCAACGGTAGTGGCATGGGGAGCACTTGTACAGAAATCAATTGAAGCAGCTAAAAAGATTGAAAATGAGGGATATAGTATTGAGGTCATAGACTTAAGAACTTTGGCCCCGTATGATTTTGATGCAATTAAAAATTCTTTAAGCAAAACAAATAGACTGCTTATAGCGCATGAAGAAGTTAAAACATCTGGCTTTGCAGGAGAAATAGCGGCAAGAGTGAATGAGGAGTGTTTTGAGCTTTTAGATGCACCAATTTTGAGAGTTGCAGCTCTGGATACTCATGTTGCTTATTGTCCTCAGCTTGAAGATGAAATTTTACCACAAACTGATGATGTTTATAGAAAACTAAAAGAGTTACTCTCTTATTAG
- a CDS encoding transposase — MDNLIKNLDELTRFTNYQDVSIDNNSQERLLRSPVIGRKTWYGTHSKRGAKTNSILFSLVESCKLNKVNPREYFKEIVFAIHQNQSIFTPAEYKNQQSEKIA; from the coding sequence ATGGATAATTTAATTAAAAACTTAGATGAATTAACGAGGTTTACAAATTATCAAGACGTGTCGATTGATAATAACTCACAAGAGAGATTATTAAGATCACCTGTGATAGGGAGAAAAACCTGGTATGGAACTCATTCAAAAAGAGGGGCAAAGACGAACTCAATTCTTTTTTCTTTAGTTGAATCCTGTAAATTGAATAAAGTGAATCCGAGAGAATATTTTAAAGAAATAGTTTTTGCTATCCACCAAAATCAATCCATTTTTACTCCGGCCGAATACAAAAACCAACAATCAGAAAAAATTGCCTAA
- the nadC gene encoding carboxylating nicotinate-nucleotide diphosphorylase: MNAGLFGKSIEESLNFFFREDDLQRNLLYNFKIPNDKVCCSLYAKSNLRLAGLPFFFEAFNYLLEDKLNYQKFLSAEGKDFEIQDGQKIKVFEFDLPFNVALTGERIALNLLQKSSSIATLTQKFVKKLENKDIKILDTRKTTPGLRSLEKYSVVIGGGFNHRLGQNDVWMIKDNHKSFFGSIEDALSFFENCNGFYTPVEIEVHDLTELEVVNKLNIKHIMLDNFTPDQIKEAIKIKKEGVTYEVSGGVNTNNIDQYIIEGVDAISIGQLTYGAGPVDLSFKYERYK; this comes from the coding sequence GTGAATGCTGGCCTTTTCGGTAAGTCTATAGAAGAGTCTTTAAATTTTTTCTTTCGGGAGGACGATCTTCAAAGGAACCTTCTCTACAATTTCAAAATTCCTAACGATAAAGTTTGTTGTTCTTTGTATGCTAAATCGAATTTAAGACTTGCTGGCCTTCCTTTTTTTTTCGAAGCATTTAACTACCTTCTTGAAGATAAATTAAATTATCAAAAGTTTCTGTCCGCAGAGGGAAAAGATTTTGAAATACAAGACGGTCAAAAGATTAAAGTCTTTGAATTTGATTTACCTTTTAACGTGGCCTTAACGGGTGAGCGAATAGCACTTAATTTATTACAAAAATCTTCATCGATAGCAACACTAACTCAAAAGTTTGTTAAAAAATTAGAAAATAAGGATATTAAAATATTAGATACTAGAAAGACAACTCCTGGGCTAAGATCTCTTGAAAAATATTCTGTAGTTATCGGTGGTGGGTTTAATCATAGACTCGGACAAAATGATGTGTGGATGATTAAAGATAATCATAAATCATTTTTTGGAAGTATTGAAGATGCTTTATCTTTTTTTGAAAATTGCAACGGATTTTATACTCCAGTTGAAATTGAGGTACATGACCTTACTGAATTAGAAGTGGTTAACAAGTTGAATATAAAACATATTATGCTAGATAATTTTACTCCTGATCAAATTAAAGAGGCGATAAAAATAAAAAAAGAAGGAGTGACCTATGAAGTTTCAGGAGGAGTGAACACTAACAATATTGATCAATATATTATAGAAGGGGTTGATGCTATAAGCATCGGTCAATTAACTTATGGTGCGGGTCCAGTGGATCTTTCCTTTAAATACGAGAGATATAAATGA
- a CDS encoding transposase codes for MRRQLEYKSALNDNVLFVADRFYPSSKKCGRCGKIKNDLKLKDRRYKCSHCGLDIDRDLNAAINLESFVNHRIRGAASEFTPKEMTAIDLWKLSKDKTSIDELGNEHQNYVSSFG; via the coding sequence TTGAGAAGACAATTGGAATATAAATCAGCTCTTAACGACAATGTCCTTTTTGTGGCGGATAGATTTTATCCAAGCTCAAAAAAGTGTGGCCGATGTGGCAAGATCAAGAATGACTTGAAGCTTAAAGACAGAAGGTATAAGTGTTCCCACTGTGGATTGGATATTGACAGAGATTTAAACGCGGCAATTAACTTAGAAAGTTTTGTTAATCATAGAATACGGGGAGCTGCCTCGGAATTTACGCCTAAGGAGATGACGGCAATTGATCTTTGGAAACTATCTAAAGATAAAACCAGCATCGATGAACTAGGAAATGAACACCAGAATTACGTGAGTAGTTTTGGGTAA
- a CDS encoding IS3 family transposase, giving the protein MVRNRKRTQRIYFEQGFSLKLKRKKKKQFFPRIVKPSVSKGGEVWSMDFVSDSLANSRKIRILTVIDHFTRYSPGFYIDHSISGIIVTKELDRMINEHGKPKRIQVDNGPEFTSKAMLVWSYRNNIEIDFTRPGKPTDNAYIESFNGSFRDECLNQNWFSTLAEARVVIESWRKEYNEERIHSSLKYLTPKEFVKKEREDVQHRLSATHL; this is encoded by the coding sequence ATAGTTCGTAATCGCAAGAGAACCCAAAGAATTTATTTTGAGCAGGGATTTTCTTTAAAATTGAAACGAAAAAAGAAAAAACAATTTTTTCCACGGATAGTAAAACCTTCGGTATCGAAGGGGGGCGAAGTTTGGTCTATGGATTTTGTTTCAGACTCACTTGCAAACTCAAGAAAGATTAGAATATTGACAGTTATAGATCATTTCACAAGGTATTCCCCAGGTTTTTATATTGACCATTCAATCTCAGGAATAATTGTAACCAAAGAACTTGATCGTATGATAAATGAACATGGAAAACCAAAAAGAATTCAAGTAGATAATGGGCCTGAATTTACATCTAAGGCCATGTTGGTGTGGAGTTACAGGAATAATATTGAAATAGATTTTACTCGTCCAGGAAAACCAACTGATAATGCTTATATTGAAAGTTTTAATGGTAGTTTTCGAGATGAATGTCTAAATCAAAATTGGTTTTCTACATTGGCAGAGGCACGAGTTGTAATTGAAAGCTGGAGAAAAGAATACAATGAAGAGAGAATACACAGTTCATTAAAATATTTAACACCTAAAGAATTTGTCAAAAAGGAACGAGAAGATGTACAACACAGACTCAGTGCAACTCACCTTTAG
- a CDS encoding type II toxin-antitoxin system RelE/ParE family toxin: MLKKVSWLGDSLDKLKEFPDEIKQNLGYELHRLQTGERPLDSKPMKSINQGVYELRDRDKSSWYRVIYYVKIKDSIYVLHSFEKKSNKTPQKDIALAQSRLKELKKELGIQ, encoded by the coding sequence ATGCTCAAAAAAGTTAGTTGGTTAGGCGATTCGTTAGATAAACTTAAGGAATTCCCTGACGAAATCAAACAGAATTTGGGCTATGAACTTCATAGGCTCCAAACAGGGGAAAGACCACTTGATTCGAAACCCATGAAATCGATTAACCAAGGAGTTTATGAATTAAGGGATAGGGATAAGTCTTCTTGGTACAGAGTTATTTACTACGTAAAGATAAAAGATTCAATCTATGTGCTCCATAGCTTTGAAAAGAAAAGTAATAAAACTCCACAAAAAGACATTGCTTTAGCGCAAAGTAGATTAAAAGAATTAAAAAAAGAGTTAGGAATTCAATAA
- the tnpA gene encoding IS200/IS605 family transposase: MISLNPKTQPSKLINNLKTVSSRRISKEFSEHVKKYLWKDAFWSRSYCIISVDGAPISVLKQYIEQQGQD, translated from the coding sequence TTGATATCTTTAAATCCAAAGACTCAGCCTTCAAAGTTGATAAACAATCTAAAAACAGTATCGTCTAGAAGAATCAGTAAAGAATTTAGCGAACATGTAAAAAAATATCTCTGGAAGGATGCTTTTTGGTCAAGATCGTATTGTATTATAAGTGTTGATGGCGCTCCAATAAGTGTTTTGAAGCAATATATCGAGCAGCAGGGGCAGGATTAA
- a CDS encoding transposase: MGIFAQMIEYKAEEAGIQLEVHNTRKLKPTQRCSCCGKITKKTLSDRIHICNHCGFTLDRDQNAALVMLIESLKNNGLEQAMRGVETWVSAMKRETQTISA, from the coding sequence ATGGGAATCTTTGCGCAGATGATTGAATACAAAGCGGAGGAAGCTGGTATTCAGCTTGAAGTGCACAATACGAGGAAGCTTAAGCCAACTCAGAGATGTTCTTGTTGCGGAAAAATAACAAAAAAGACGCTTTCGGATCGAATTCATATTTGTAATCATTGTGGATTTACCTTAGATCGAGATCAAAATGCGGCCTTGGTAATGTTAATTGAAAGTTTAAAAAACAATGGTCTGGAGCAGGCCATGCGTGGAGTTGAAACATGGGTTTCGGCGATGAAGCGCGAAACTCAAACTATATCGGCCTAG